In Streptomyces sp. NBC_01439, the following are encoded in one genomic region:
- a CDS encoding S-methyl-5'-thioadenosine phosphorylase produces the protein MVNAEIGVIGGSGFYSFLEDVSEIQVETPYGPPSDSLYVGELAGRQVAFLPRHGRSHTVPPHKINYRANLWALRSVGVRQVLGPCAVGGLRAEYGPGTLLVPDQLVDRTKARAQTFFDGEPLPDGSVPNVVHTTFADPYCPVGRSVALAAARGRDWEPVDGGTMVVIEGPRFSTRAESRWHAAAGWSVVGMTGHPEAVLARELGLCYTSMALVTDLDAGAETGEGVSHTEVLKVFGENVGRLREVLFDAVAALPATETRACLCTHAHDGWDLGIELP, from the coding sequence ATGGTGAACGCAGAGATCGGTGTCATCGGCGGCTCGGGCTTCTACTCCTTCCTGGAGGACGTCTCCGAGATCCAGGTGGAGACCCCGTACGGACCCCCGAGCGACTCCCTTTACGTCGGTGAGCTGGCCGGGCGCCAGGTGGCCTTCCTGCCCCGGCACGGACGCAGCCACACCGTCCCGCCGCACAAGATCAACTACCGGGCGAACCTGTGGGCCCTGCGCTCGGTCGGCGTCCGCCAGGTGCTGGGCCCGTGCGCGGTCGGCGGTCTGCGGGCCGAGTACGGGCCCGGCACGCTGCTCGTTCCCGACCAGCTGGTCGACCGTACGAAGGCCCGCGCCCAGACCTTCTTCGACGGCGAGCCGCTGCCCGACGGTTCCGTGCCGAACGTCGTGCACACCACCTTCGCCGACCCGTACTGCCCGGTGGGCCGGTCCGTGGCGCTGGCGGCGGCCCGCGGGCGGGACTGGGAGCCGGTGGACGGCGGCACCATGGTCGTCATCGAGGGGCCGCGCTTCTCGACGCGCGCCGAGTCGCGGTGGCACGCGGCGGCGGGCTGGTCGGTGGTCGGCATGACCGGGCACCCGGAGGCGGTCCTCGCCCGTGAGCTGGGGCTCTGCTACACCTCGATGGCCCTGGTCACGGATCTGGACGCGGGCGCGGAGACCGGCGAGGGCGTCTCCCACACCGAGGTCCTGAAGGTGTTCGGCGAGAACGTCGGGCGGCTGCGCGAGGTCCTCTTCGACGCGGTAGCGGCCCTGCCGGCCACCGAGACCCGGGCCTGCCTGTGCACGCACGCGCACGACGGGTGGGACCTGGGCATCGAGCTGCCCTAG
- a CDS encoding FmdB family zinc ribbon protein, whose product MPTYQYQCTECGEGLEAVQKFTDDALTVCPSCDGRLKKVFSAVGIVFKGSGFYRNDSRGASSSSTPASKPSSSSSSSSTSTAAAAPAASSSSTSSSSTSSSSTSAA is encoded by the coding sequence GTGCCGACCTACCAGTACCAGTGCACCGAGTGCGGTGAGGGCCTTGAGGCCGTGCAGAAGTTCACCGATGACGCACTGACCGTGTGCCCGAGCTGCGACGGACGCCTGAAGAAGGTGTTCTCCGCGGTCGGCATCGTCTTCAAGGGCTCCGGTTTCTACCGGAACGACAGCCGTGGCGCGTCGTCGAGCAGCACCCCTGCCTCGAAGCCGTCGTCCAGCTCCTCGTCGTCCTCGACGTCGACCGCTGCCGCCGCTCCTGCCGCCTCGTCCTCCTCGACGTCGTCGAGCTCGACGAGCAGCAGCTCCACGTCGGCCGCCTGA
- the pyrF gene encoding orotidine-5'-phosphate decarboxylase, which translates to MNTDLPPADRRVIVALDFDDRRAAEALVERLGDACGSYKIGLELLTAAGPGLVRDLVGRGHEVFLDLKLFEIPNSVAGAVRAAGALGASMVTVHAMGGTGIVSAAVEAAREFPRLRVLALTVVTSMTRSDLADIGVAADTGEQVLRLARLAVGAGCDGVIASPREAGALRALLGPDRLIVTPGVVLEPEGTAGGHARPGTPRAAFAAGASHVVVGRSVTRAADPVAALRRVRATAG; encoded by the coding sequence GTGAACACCGACCTTCCCCCCGCCGACCGCAGGGTCATCGTCGCCCTGGACTTCGACGACCGCCGGGCCGCCGAGGCGCTCGTCGAGCGCCTCGGCGACGCGTGCGGCTCCTACAAGATCGGCCTGGAGCTGCTGACCGCGGCGGGCCCCGGTCTCGTGCGGGACCTCGTCGGGCGCGGGCACGAGGTCTTCCTCGACCTCAAGCTCTTCGAGATCCCGAACTCCGTCGCCGGAGCGGTCCGGGCCGCGGGCGCGCTGGGCGCGTCCATGGTGACCGTGCACGCGATGGGCGGTACGGGGATCGTGTCCGCGGCGGTGGAGGCAGCGCGGGAGTTCCCGCGGCTGCGGGTGCTCGCGCTGACGGTGGTCACCAGCATGACCCGGAGCGACCTCGCGGACATCGGTGTCGCCGCGGACACCGGGGAACAGGTGCTGCGGCTGGCCCGGCTGGCCGTGGGCGCGGGCTGCGACGGGGTCATCGCCTCGCCGCGGGAGGCCGGGGCGCTGCGCGCGCTCCTGGGGCCGGACCGGCTGATCGTCACGCCGGGGGTGGTCCTGGAGCCGGAGGGCACGGCGGGCGGGCACGCCCGGCCGGGAACGCCGCGGGCCGCCTTCGCGGCCGGGGCCTCGCACGTCGTGGTGGGCCGGTCGGTCACCCGGGCCGCGGACCCGGTGGCCGCGCTGCGGCGGGTGCGGGCCACCGCCGGCTGA
- a CDS encoding carboxymuconolactone decarboxylase family protein: MPRISLTPPRTLLMRIGAWYSRRTYGKVLDPGQAYGHHARVLLSYVRLERSAAKWNALDGGLKHLAVMAAAARINCSWCMDFGYWEGHELGVPTEKIERVPQWREAREVFTELELLVMEYAEAMTETEPAVTDELARELIARLGEEAFVELTAMVALENWRSRVNSAFGLTSQGFAESCQVPAGR; encoded by the coding sequence ATGCCGCGTATCTCGCTCACCCCGCCCCGCACCCTGCTCATGCGGATCGGGGCCTGGTACTCGCGCCGCACCTACGGCAAGGTGCTCGACCCCGGGCAGGCCTACGGTCACCACGCGCGCGTGCTCCTCTCGTACGTCCGGCTGGAGCGGAGCGCGGCCAAGTGGAACGCGCTCGACGGCGGGCTGAAGCACCTCGCCGTGATGGCGGCGGCGGCCCGCATCAACTGCTCGTGGTGCATGGACTTCGGCTACTGGGAGGGCCACGAGCTGGGCGTGCCGACGGAGAAGATCGAGCGGGTGCCGCAGTGGCGGGAGGCCCGTGAGGTGTTCACCGAGCTGGAACTGCTGGTCATGGAGTACGCCGAGGCCATGACGGAGACCGAGCCGGCGGTCACGGACGAGCTCGCGCGGGAGCTGATCGCGCGGCTCGGCGAGGAGGCGTTCGTCGAACTCACCGCGATGGTCGCGCTGGAGAACTGGCGCTCGCGCGTCAACAGCGCCTTCGGCCTGACCAGTCAGGGCTTCGCGGAGTCCTGCCAGGTTCCCGCCGGACGGTGA